A stretch of Trichomycterus rosablanca isolate fTriRos1 chromosome 8, fTriRos1.hap1, whole genome shotgun sequence DNA encodes these proteins:
- the npy7r gene encoding neuropeptide Y receptor Y7: MNVLGLTGGYTQASMGPLDPVNATGDVTNGEGDSTGWQQEHMSNVSTDSHKPAFVDDITKHLSVQIALITAYSLIILLGLVGNALVIYMIIIYKNMRTVTNYFIANLALADLMVDTMCLPFTLVYTLIDEWKFGAVMCHMVPYAQALTVHVSILTLTVIALERYRCIVFHMNEHLSRFASFTIISLTWVFAAILAGPLAIFREYRYEEITYINLRIAVCSEKWPHGTNRDAIIYSFSMLVLQYVLPLGIISYAYMCIWVKLKNHVSPCNRNDHIMRRRKTTKMLVLMVVVFAVCWLPFHVFQLASDLDLVLKFKEYKLLYTLFHIVAMCSTFTNPLLYGWMNKNYRNGFLMFFRCQHKPDTIHPEGSFRTRSMRGVVVNGYNTRQPATAV; the protein is encoded by the coding sequence ATGAATGTTCTTGGTCTGACTGGAGGATATACCCAAGCCAGCATGGGTCCTTTAGACCCAGTTAACGCCACAGGTGACGTCACTAATGGAGAAGGAGACTCCACCGGTTGGCAGCAGGAGCACATGAGCAACGTTAGCACGGACTCCCACAAGCCTGCTTTCGTGGATGACATTACCAAACACTTGAGCGTTCAGATTGCTCTCATAACTGCTTATTCGCTCATAATCCTCCTGGGTCTGGTGGGAAACGCCCTGGTTATTTACATGATCATTATTTACAAGAACATGCGCACCGTTACTAACTACTTCATCGCCAACCTGGCTCTGGCAGACCTGATGGTGGATACCATGTGCTTGCCTTTTACTCTGGTGTACACTTTAATCGACGAGTGGAAGTTCGGGGCGGTGATGTGTCACATGGTGCCTTACGCGCAAGCCCTGACCGTCCACGTGTCCATCCTGACGCTCACGGTTATCGCTCTGGAGCGCTACAGGTGCATCGTGTTCCACATGAACGAGCACCTGAGCAGGTTTGCCAGCTTCACCATCATTAGCCTGACGTGGGTTTTCGCTGCCATTCTAGCCGGACCCTTGGCTATCTTCCGGGAGTACCGGTACGAGGAGATCACCTACATCAACCTACGGATAGCGGTATGCTCTGAAAAATGGCCTCATGGGACCAACCGGGATGCCATAATATACAGCTTCTCCATGCTGGTTTTGCAGTACGTGCTTCCGTTGGGCATCATCAGCTACGCGTACATGTGCATCTGGGTTAAACTGAAGAACCACGTCAGCCCGTGCAACCGTAACGACCACATCATGCGGCGCAGGAAGACCACCAAGATGCTGGTCCTGATGGTGGTGGTTTTCGCCGTGTGTTGGCTTCCATTCCACGTGTTCCAGCTCGCCAGCGACCTCGACCTGGTCCTGAAATTTAAAGAGTACAAGCTGCTTTACACTCTGTTCCACATTGTGGCCATGTGCTCCACCTTCACCAATCCGCTGCTCTACGGCTGGATGAACAAGAACTACAGGAACGGCTTCCTCATGTTCTTCCGCTGCCAGCACAAACCCGACACCATACATCCAGAGGGTTCGTTCCGGACTCGGTCCATGCGGGGCGTGGTTGTGAACGGCTACAATACCAGACAGCCGGCGACTGCTGTCTGA